The Chlorocebus sabaeus isolate Y175 chromosome 22, mChlSab1.0.hap1, whole genome shotgun sequence genome segment TAAATATAAGTAATTAAAATACTTCTGGattcaaaatcataaaaaaatgGGTTCCAGTTCCTGCTCTGCCACTTAATTATttgtccttgggcaagtcatttgacctctctgagactcagttttgcAATCTATAAAGCTAGTATCATAATACCCATCATAAGGTTGTTGTTAGGTCTAAATAAAGTTTTGTAGCTAAtggtgtttatatattttaaaattatgtaaagtaTTAATTAGTAATTATCCTTAGtgatacataaatgtatattaataagCAGTCCTATTTGGCACTACTTTTggattaattttatctttaaataaaatatatttttcttgtgatTCAACTTTTTCATTAATTCAGATTACATCTCTATAATTAATGTGAACTAACATGGTTTTAATGTGACAGACTAGGATTCAGCCTTTtaatcttaaagaaaatattgagcAGTAAGAAGATAAAGTATGTAATCTTAGACTAAAAAGACATAGACCCATGTTACTTGGAACATATTTTAACATAGTAatgaactgaaagaagaaaattttttttcttttaaaattctgtttctgttatttactttttagactgagaagaaatcaacaaatatttcttgagcactgTTTTGGTGTcactcttattttcctttttccaacCATATAACTGAATATTCTTTTCACAAATAAACTCCTACTAAGGAAAATGCTATTTAAGTAGTTAAATCTAATTAGAAACCATATTTTAGTGGTAAAGTTTCAAAGAACAAAGTTTGAGAGAATCTTTTCTTGAGAGTAAtagagtctgttttctttttaatatagtgAACAAATATTTAAGTTCTGAAAATCCACTGTTCTTTGAACTACGTGCCAGATACCTAATTGCTTGTGAACGCATACCCGAAGCAATGGCTCTTATTAAATCTTGTATAAATCACCCAGAAATCAGTAAAGACTTATACTTCCATCAAGCACTCTTCACATGTCTGTTTATGTCACCTGTAGAAGATCAGCTATTCCGGGAGGTATTGTTTGAGACTATTTTTGCCTATTACCATTTtaaccctgccaaaaaaaaaaaaaaaaaaaaaaccaaaaaaaatagtAGCCCACTGTTGTTGTTAAATTCCTTTTACAGTAATGCCAAAGACTTAAGGATTACATTATCTAGATGTGTTTTCTTTTGGCACCATAACTTAAGGTCATGTTGAATTAAGTCAAAATCTGATATTAACAAATgatgaaatcaataaaatatactaattaaTAAGTATTATTCACATTGCACTTTTGATGTGATGGAGAAGAGGTCAAATAAAAGTCAACAAGCTCACAGCTTGccaggagtaaaaaaaaaaaaaaaaaaaaaaaaacccaagaagcATTATGATCTTGCCTTTAAAATAAAGTACTAGAGGTAAAATGCTCatgttcattttgtttcttaaggTGAAGGAATTAATCTTTTCCTAATATGGATCATATGTACCTATAGGTTGTGGACATTAATGAGATTAAAAGTAGTCATTGTAAAATGTAGGTGCTGTACAGTGAAACTATGTAACcatgaaaatatttctgtacAAGTCATCATTGTCTTTgtagaagaaaactagaaatctaAGTAATTCATTTTGaatgtttaaacatttattgCAACTAGCTTCTTAGATACTTTAAATGATATGAACtgatttctcttttcctcttacaGCATTTATTGAAAACTGATTGTAAGAGTGGAATTGATATCATCTGTAATGCCGAAAAAGAAGGCAAAACTATGTTAGCCTTGCAACTCTGTGAATCCTTTCTTATTCCACAGCTCCAGAATGGGGATATGTACTGTATCTGGTAAGTGttcacaaataaagaaattgaaatggTAAGatgggcaacagaaagaaaactgcagtttgaactttgttttttaaattgtgtgaaAATATcaagctactttaaaaaaaattgattgtgCAAGGAACAATAGTAGATTCTAAGAActagagaatttaaaaagaaaatgataatgtGCCACTAAACTGGTAGTGTAAATGTTTAAGGGATGTGCTATAATGAAGCAATggtttgaaattaaattttaatttggagtctgagttttaaaacatttaaaacttgcTAGAATATATGAAGCAGCAGGTTTACCTAGCAatcatgtaatttaaaatgtaatgtgaATGTTTTTAGgtacctaaaataaaaacactcttcaggggctattaagaatttctgtttcttcGACTCCAGTAcacccatatacacacataaacacacaaaactCTTACCACTTTGCTGTTTCATTATATTCTTAACAGAAAACTAGGTTTCATTTGCTAAACGTAATACTCTGAAATGATCATGggctataaacatttttttaaattctcaaataCTTAAAACAATAGCTTGAAGGCATATAGCTGCAAATCATAATACTTCAATATTcctggttagtttttgtttttgttttttggagacagggtttcactttgtcactcaggctagaatacagtggtgcgatcagagctcactgcagcctcaacttcctgggctcaagtgatattcctgcctcagcctcctcagtagctgggactacagatgtgcgcgaccatgcccagataatttttgtttgtttgtttgttttgtagagacgaggattcaccattttgcccaggctggtttcaaactccttgggctcaagtaaatctgccctcctcagcctcccaaagtgctgagattacaggcatgagccaccgtgcctggccctattcTTGTTTTATAGATTAAAATCTTCAAACTCAGAGATAAGAGTCAAATAGCTAGTTAGTAGCAGACCTGGATCTGGAAACAGGTAAATTTGTTTTCTAGGGGTTACAATATACCTTTAGTTAGGttatgctaatttttatttaaaattataccatGTAAATTGGAATTTCAAATAGAGAAAGGGATTAGGAGGTGGTGGTAAGACATACATACGCCCTTATATACAGTTATGCAGCACCTAATGATGGGGATATATTCTAAGTAGTATGTCAATAGGCAATTTCCTTGTGTGAATATTGTAGAggtacaaacctagatggtatatcCTACTGCACATCTAGGCTACATGACGTCGCCTactgcttctaggctacaaacctgtatggcAGTGTTACTGTACTAAATGCTATAGGcagttataacacaatggtatttgtctatgcaaacatatctaaatatagaaaaagtacagtaaaaatgaTGTTATAATCTTATGTGACCACTGTTGTATACACATTCTGCTGTTCACTGAAATGTTGTTACACTGCATATAACTGTAATTTTTGAAGTATTATCATTTTTTGATATGTGGTTATTTGGAAACTGAAAAGAGTCATGACAGTTATAATAGATCTTTTCCTATGGGAATAGGAATGTTCTCTGCCCTGAGCTATATCACACTATTTAAACAGGgtaactttatttctttcattgtaaTATACTCATAAATAACTAGAAAcaagtatacatacacacacacacacacaaataaaagaaaagaaaaatacattttattttcttcttctattggTAACCCATTTCTACTGTTTAGGGAAGgaccttaaaaatattataatgccTATCTTCCAGCTCCTGGCCACAGGCACCTTCTAAGAATACAAGCTCAGTGTCTCCAGCTGCCTAACCAAAAAGGAGTCTTTAGCCTTCTTTTTGTCCCTTCCTTCTAAGTAGTGTGGGTTCTGATGGCCTGCCCTCTTATTTCTTCTACCCCTTTTCTATATTTCTGAATGTTAGAAAAagtcccttttcttccttctagaAGTTAATTTTCACTGTAATTTGATGAACAGGATTCTTTTCAGCGTCCAAAGTCTGTGCTGTCCATTTCATCCTGGCCTTGCCTATGAGTCAGCTTGTCATTTATCTTTCCTCTGTGTGAATAGAACCGGATCCACAGTTTTGCTGTATCCCAAGTCAATGGGGCAAGTTGCTAAACCCATTTCTCTTTCAcaatcattaataataataataatagccacaaatatttgctgagtgcttCCTATATTCTTTgctttatatatgcatatgtcaTTTAACCCAGCAAGCTTAGGGAGATAATACTGTGTTCAAGCCATTCAATACTGTGTTCAAGCCATTCAGCTAGTAACTAgtgaagccaggattcaaacttaggcagtcttccagcctctgctatattaaaattacttaaaataaatgggtcaagtttgaaaaaaaaaaaaaaaaaaaactgcattgtAAGGGTAACTGACCTCATTATCTAGGTTTTCCTCAGAAAGTAGATGACTTAATGGTAATATTAGTAGTTAACAGGGTCTTGTATTAGTTACCTGAGAAATGTGCTGTGTTTTCTAACGCatacaatgaataaaagaaaacgtGTATAAGCGTCATTAAACCTGCTCTTTTGGTCTTCTAAAAGACTATCAATGGTTTTCaggattttttcattgttttttattttccttcagaatcCACTGTACAACTAACACCTAAGATCCCATGTTGTAAATCCAGTCAAAATGGAGCTTCATAACACTATCCTAAGATTTCTGCTTTGCCTGCTTTAAAGCAAAAATCCATAGTGGTAGCCTTCTCTTGGCAAACTTATTAGGATATTGCAATGTACATATTACAGGCTTTCAGCATTTAGGGGAAGTATATGCCAGACATTTCACCTAGGTGTTTCAATTATCTCTCTTAATTCTTTGGATAAAGATGCTGAATAGGAATAATCCCAACCTTTATGTATAAGAAAACTGTATATAAAAGAGATAAcagtcatacagctagtaagaAATGGAGTTGGAATTTGTACTAGTTTGCAAGTGATAGCACCTGTGCCTAACTAGTATAGGACAATATTTAGGGTGCAGTATGGGCTACATGAAAGCTACATGGAAGGCCACAGGTGGTTCTCAAAGGTAACTGCTACCAGGGACACTGACATtgataatgtttttcaaaatctgtttcttttctgtcatTTGGCTTCAGTCTCTCTTGCTGGAGGAACATCAGCAAACCCCAAGCTTAATAGTTTAGAATTCAGaacatcccagagattctgacaaGCCTGACTGGGATCACCTTCCCACCCTTGAATTAATATCTGAAGGGGAATGCAGAGGAGGGTCACACAGGAGACATGGCCACTGGCCTTCTACCTTTGTGTTTTAGGGCTTTTCCTAGAAAAGGGTGACTCATTGAACTGGGTGTGCCACTTCAGCTAGTGTATAATGCTGTATTGAGATTTAGGTCTCTCTTATTTCCAATTCCATGTTCTTGCCACTGCATCCACTAAACAATGTGTCATTGTACATATTTACAATATAGTAAGGGTTGGGGAAATAGGTAGGacctataaaatataaacaaggaAGCATATGATAGGCATGAATCAGTAAGAGGGATCTTTTCTGAAATAGGTATCACTTTAGTTTGGGGTATTCATGAAGGCTTTCCTGAAGAGATACTTGATAAGGCCTTTGAAAGATAAGCTCATCTTAGGCATGAAGTACTTTCCAAGTACAGCAGTCAGTATAAACAAAAGTGAGAATAAATAAAGCAGTTTAGCTGAGAGTAAGGAGTTCCTAAGATTCAAATCCTGAAACTCCTAACTCTAAAACCCACATTTCTATTGCTGTTAACTTTATAGCATAAGCACTAAATGAAATGTGATCAGGGAGGCTGAAAACAGATCAGGTTAGAAACCACTCTAGAAATACACGTGTAAAATTAAAGGGCCTAAAAGGGTAACATTGAGAAAGAGTGATACAGCTGAGGGCAAAAGTATACTTGAAATGTAAAGACACTGCAAGATAAACAGGTTAGAACCAGATGAGGATAGAGGAATGTTTAGTGTCACTGACTGATCTAGGAAAAGTTCATCAATTTTGCAGGAATATGATTAGTTCTGAGTGGGTTAAGGTGATGGAAAGCAATATAAATTGAAACACCCAggcatgaaaactggaaagcagtaaAAGCTAGAGATGCGGTAGGAAGGTATGAAACCTCAAGAGAATTCTAAAAGAGTATGAGTGCAAAAAAAGGGGGGATAGTGGACTGAAACTTAATAAATAGCTAGCATGAAATGGAAGTGGAATTTTGGTTTTACTTCTCGTATGTTGCTTgctgtcattttctgttttgtgttttctgtattgTCTAAGTAGACTACGTGCACCCTCATGATGGTAATCAAGCCGTCCTTAGACTTAATACCTGTGTGTGCTGAGCTCCAAGTATATGCtcatcacttttaaaaaatactttcattaattattttaatacttttagatTATGATGCTTTGGACACTTTTATGACATGTTTTGAAGAATTCTAATTTGCTAAAATGTGATATCGAAATATATCAGCTCTATCATATGATTTGCCTTTGTCTCAAAACCCACTGCTCTTAGCCTTGTGCATCAAATAACAGTGGCTGTATTTGAGAAAAGAATCTGCATATGAAATAGTTCAAATGGTCCATAGCCTGTCTGTTTAAAAGTATGATATCTGAAACATACTATTTCAGAATCAATACTATAACATACTTACAGTTTTAATCTTTAGAACTTTTGATGTCTtaataaattgaaaatgaaaagtatGAACCATTTCTTTATAAATAGTCTACAACATTGGTTTCCAAATTTACAAGTCAAATATTAATTAAAGgccagaatttattatttttaagtaatatcaGTATTGGCAAATTAGTATTCGAATTTCTGTTTTGACCCAGTAGTAGAGACATCTTAGGTATGCCAACATATTGTTGGAATTCATTCCTTACCACTGTACATTTGTGATTTCTGATAGTTCTTCCTCTCCCAACTTTCTTTAGTTTCATAGAGGTAGCAGAAGTAGCTTGGGGGTGAACGTAATACATATTTACACTCATATACATTGCAGCCAGGGCACTATAGAATCAGGGAAAGATAGCTAATGTCTATATTTGAATAAACTGTATTTTtgataattctctttttttctcatttacagGGAGTTGATTTTCATATGGAGTAAACTACAGCTTAAATCTAATCCTTCAAAACAAGTTTTTGTAGATCAATGCTACCAGCTTTTAAGAACAGCAACTAACGTGAGAGTCATATTTCCTTTCATGAAAATCATCAAAGATGAGGTAAATAGGATATATTGATCCCTTACATTTAAAATTCAGTGGCAGTTCACTGAAACTTGAAtctcttttgataaaatttatttgattttaaaatggaaggaaaggaggatTTTAAGGCCTCATTTTCCATACATTACATTCTCCTGTGTCCTAACTGCAGAGTCTCAACATGggaggctaattttttgttacttAAAGTTTAACATGGAAGAAATTGCTTCCATTACAaccttttttcttataattaatttGTTACTTTCAATATTATCCTAAATCCCATTTATAGAATCTTAACTAATTTGCAAATAAACTTGGTATATCTATCGATAATACCAGTTCACTGTCACAGAGAAACTTACTTCCAGTTTTAGGTCCACTGTTTATGTGTAAAGGAACAATGAATTCTGAGGTATTTTTGAAACTTAAGGacaaagtttttaaattgtttatttgaagtaatTGTAAAAATGTATTACCTCTTTCTAAAAATAGTCCTGAATCAAGTTTTTCTTGGGCCACTTGCAAGTGAGTACAATCCTACATGAGTCTTACGTAGACATGAAAGTGGATCCTGCAGATCTTTTAGTTTTCCCCCCAAAATATCAATAGGACTTTGAGTATAAAGATAAAGCCACTTTACATTTTAGGTAGCACCATTAAACTAATCTCTATGTTggttacttttaaatatataaggaGGCAtctattaaataatacattttaatttttttatgtttttatgcatttattacaTTCATTATCACATCACGCATTAGATGTATGATCATGTAGTGATCATATTCTCATGGTAATTTTGCTAACTGCATTCATGGTATGCTTATTAAATGGTGAAATATCATTCAAATGCATTCTCAAAGTAAACCTCTCCTtccaacaaaagaagaaaactatgtTACAGAACATGTCTTAACATTTGatgtgcattagaatcacctgtaaaacttaattttaaaaaataaagatgtatccATATTTTTGTACATGATTCTTATTTGTACCAAAAAttgatatatattattatagAAAGTTTACAATGTAAGTGAGGTTTTGCCAGTCATCACAcagctttcttcttttcacaTGTGGGGTAAACctatgaatatattataaaaggaaaattcaaagatgaaataagtattaaaaatacGATGCTTAATAGTTTATACTCCACTAAAAAGACTTATTTGTTGGAATAAATCATTCAATTGCCTCAGTACTGTGAAGAGTCATAAATACTGTGTGAGTTCAGGAGACATAGATGGCATATCTAAAAAGGGTTCACAGAGGAAATACTTTAAGCTGTGTTTTCAATGACATAAGAATAGTATTAACATTTGTAGAGAATTTTATAGCTTACAGGGcactttttcctcattttattatttgtttttcacaacCATCTGGTGACATTAAAGGGTAGCAGAGAAATGTGGGGAAGTGGGTGGGGGATGAGACTAATGCCAGAGACTGTGTGTGGTAGGAGGAGTGATTATCGGAGATACTTAAAGGAATTTGAATGCaacaattcattcatttcattgaaCGAATTGAAAATTCATAAATATCCTGGAACCATCAAAAGATTTCAGGTAAGGAAGTAGCCTGTTCTCTTTTTTGATGATCTTAAGATTTTTAAACGTGAGCATCTGtatacattataattttatgagCCAAGATAGAGGACGTAGGCTGGGAGCGATGGcctacatctgtaatcccagtactttgggattccgaggtgggcagatcacttgaggccagaagtttgagaccaatctggccaacatggtgaaaccccgtctctactaaaaatacaaaaattagctgggtgtggtggctcatgcctgtagtcccgctactggggaggctgaggcaggagaactacttgaacccaggaggaagaggttgcagtgagccaagatcgcgcaattgcactccagcctgggtgacagtgcgagactctgtctccaaaaaaaaaaaaaaaaaaaaaaaaaaaaagaggatgtaGATAGAagtatggagaaagaaaaggaattctgttttgaatgaatggattttgAATTTACTGTATCTGAAAAATCTAGGTAGTAAAGTCTAATTATAATTGACATTTAGAAATAAGTAGTTGGAATTCAGAAAGGATTCCAAGTTGTAGATGATGGATTTGTAGGAGCAAACTAAGTAAATGCAATAGGTCCGACTTTCACTCATTCTGCAAACATTTATTCAGAGGTTACGATGTACCAACTTTTATGCTAACTATAGGGagatataaaaaatgaaacactgtCCCCTGTAATTTAGGAATTCAAAGTTAGGAGGTGaggacatacacatacacagatatttataaaacaaaattgaaatgttttttaaagataagttATTCTGGGTGGAAAGAATGGGGAATTTTAACTGTACCTCAGGGCAGAGACCAGGATAAGTGGGAAGAAAAGCCTTCAGATTAGAGCTGATTCTCAAAAGAATGAATAGGAGGATCAGTAGGAATTTACTAGCTAGATAAAGTGAAAATAAGATGTGGTAAGTTAAGGTCTGCCTGTGGGAAATCTAAGTAGTTCTGCAGGGTTACACAGCATGTAAGGGACTAAGAAAACGTGAGGCTGGCAAGGTAGTATCCCTTCCTGTAAAATATACTATACCATATGTAGGCAGtatgacatatatacatatatatgatgttAAAGACATTATTATGGTATCTCCTCCAATCAAAATAAGCTTTTAGATTATTCCATACCACTAGAGAGACACTATTATAACTAAGATGGGTCGACAAAAGATTCCCAAGTAAAAGCTGATGCAATTATCCTTGAGTCATCAGTAAACGTTTCAAAGCTTGAGTACTATTCAGATAACTTCCAGGGGGGCTCATTATTCTGAGCCTTAAATATCTTATTAGATTTGGAAAGATTATAACTGCCTTCTTTATGTGGGCCACATTTCCCCCCTTTCTGGATAAATAACATTACTTAATAAGcaaaataagtaatattttttcatatagcaCCATAATAAAAGTTCCCATAAGCAGTTTTTTTTAAGCCTAGTTTATTTCTTGATGTGGAAAATTGATAAATCTGTTAAAATACGTATAATTTTGACCCTTCTCTCAAAGAATATGAGATTTATACCTAAAATAATAAATGGGGGTCTAGAATTCTAAGAAATCTTAATCACCATAAGTTTATGAAACACCGTAAGTCCATTTTGTATTATGGATAGTGGGGCTTGTcaaatgtgaaaattaaataaattagaagCTAAAATGCTATCTATTCCACATTattctcaagttttaaaaacagagaaaggtATATATTTAAAGAGTTAAACAAGGCTACTAAATACGGAAAACtgcacaatagaatactatgtTTATTGAGCTTTCATTTTTaagagttgtattttttaaagatagactAATGTAAccattttttggggaaaaaaaaaagtagcactaatatttttatttttccaggttGAAGAAGAAGGCTTGCAAATTTGTGTCGAAATATGTGGTTGTGCTCTGCAACTCGACCTTCACGATGATCCCAAAACTAAATGtctgatttataaaacaattgcaCATTTTTTGCCAAATGATTTGGAGATCCTCAGGATTTGTGCACTCTCAATATTTTTTCTGGAGCGCTCCTTAGAAGCGTATCGTACTGTTGAAGAGCTTTACAAACGTCCAGATGAAGAATATAATGAAGGCACAAGTAGTGTTCAAAATCGTGTTCGTTTTGAATTGCTTCCGATTTTGAAAAAGGGATTGTTTTTTGACCCTGAATTTTGGAACTTTGTAATGATTAAGAAAAACTGCGTAGCATTATTGAGTGATAAATCAGTAGTTAGATTTCTAAATGAAAGCACACTGGAAAATAATGCAGGTAACCTAAAAAGGACAGAAGAACAGCAAGGTTTGGATGAAGGGTTTGACTCTCTTACAGATCAGAGCACTGGAGAGACTGATCCTGATGATGTATCTGGAGTGCAGCCTAAAGGTCATATTAATACGAAGAAAAACTTTACAGCTCTTAATACTTCCAAAGTAGATCACAGTGTCCCAAGGCATCGTTGTATGTTATGTAACAAGGAATTTCTAGGTGGTCACATCGTAAGGCACGCCCAGGCTCATCAGAAAAAAGGCAGTTTTGCATGTGTAATATGTGGTAGGAAATTTAGAAACAGAGGACTTATGCAGAAGCATTTAAAGAATCATGTTAAGAAGATACAGAGACAGCAAATTGCTGCAGCTCAACAGGATGATCAGGAAGTCACTGCTTTGGAAGAAATAAATTGTTCTAATTCTTCCATTTCATTTGAAAATGGGAATTCTGATAGTAAAGATTTGGAAGTAGAGACTCTTACTGCTTCTAGTGAAGGAAACAAAGAAGTCATCCCTGAGCATGTGGCTGAATTCATTGAAATTCCCGTAAGTGTACCAGAAGATGTTATTGAAAATGTTGTTGAAAATGGCAGTCCTGTAACTTCTTTAAATAATGTCTTGAAGCCTTTACCTGAATGTGGGGATGAttatgaggaggaagaggatgaagaaGGTGATTATGAAGAAGATGATTATGACCTGAATCAAGAAACTTCAGTAATTCATAAAATCAATGGAACTGTATGCCATCCAAAAGACATATATGCCACAGATCAAGAAGGAAACTTTAAGTGTCCTGCTCTTGGCTGTGTCCGGATATTTAAAAGAATTgggtttttaaataaacatgcaATGACCGTACATCCAACTGATTTAAATGTGCGACAAACAGTAATGAAGTGGAgcaaaggaaaatgcaaattttgtCAAAGGCAATTTGAAGATTCTCAACATTTTATAGACCACCTTAATAGACATAGCTATccaaatgtgtatttttgtttgcattttaattgCAACGAGTCATTTAAGCTGCCATTCCAGCTTGCCCAGCACACAAAAAGTCACAGGATATTTCAAGCTCAGTGTAGTTTTCCAGAATGCCATGAGCTTTTTGAAGATCTTCCTCTGCTATATGAACATGAAGCTCAGCACTATTTAAGTAAAACACCAGAATCATCTGCACAACCAAGTGAAACAATTCTTTGGGATGTTCATACAGACTCAAATCctaatcatcaggaaaaagaCTCATCTAGTAATGAGAAACAAACTATTAGTCTGCCAGTTTCTACTAGCAAATCAAGGAAAGAGTCTACAGAACCAAAGACATGTATAGAAagtatggaaaagaaaacagacagtTTAGTTCAGAATGGAAATGAACGTTCTGATGACACTGTTTCAAATATAAGCTTGATAGACCAAAAGATGCCTGACATAGAGCcaaattctgaaaataattgTAGCAGTAGTGATTTAGTCAATGGACATAGTGAAATAGAGCAAACACCTTTAGTTTCATCGGATCCTGCTTTGAAAATTGATACAAACAGAATCAGGACAGAAAATGGTTCCATTTTACCCAGTGTTGTACCACAAGAACACAATACCTTGCCAGTATCTCAGGCACCTTCCAAACCAAATCTGACAAGTGAACATACTTCATATGGCTTAATTTTAACAAAACCATACGTCAGACCATTGCCTCCCAGTTACCTTGACGAACGGTATCTTAGTATGCCAAAACGCAGAAAATTTCTGACTGATAGAGTAGATGCCTGTTCTGATCAAGATAACGTAtataaaaaatcagtgaaaagaTTAAGATGTGGCAAATGCCTGACCACCTACTGTAATGCAGAAGCACTTGAGGCTCATCTTGCACAAAAGAAATGTCAGACACTCTTTGGATTTGATTCAGATGATGAAAGTAAGTCTTCTATCTTCTTAGTAGAGATatctgtaaaaaaaga includes the following:
- the ZNF654 gene encoding zinc finger protein 654 isoform X7; amino-acid sequence: MLALQLCESFLIPQLQNGDMYCIWELIFIWSKLQLKSNPSKQVFVDQCYQLLRTATNVRVIFPFMKIIKDEVEEEGLQICVEICGCALQLDLHDDPKTKCLIYKTIAHFLPNDLEILRICALSIFFLERSLEAYRTVEELYKRPDEEYNEGTSSVQNRVRFELLPILKKGLFFDPEFWNFVMIKKNCVALLSDKSVVRFLNESTLENNAGNLKRTEEQQGLDEGFDSLTDQSTGETDPDDVSGVQPKGHINTKKNFTALNTSKVDHSVPRHRCMLCNKEFLGGHIVRHAQAHQKKGSFACVICGRKFRNRGLMQKHLKNHVKKIQRQQIAAAQQDDQEVTALEEINCSNSSISFENGNSDSKDLEVETLTASSEGNKEVIPEHVAEFIEIPVSVPEDVIENVVENGSPVTSLNNVLKPLPECGDDYEEEEDEEGDYEEDDYDLNQETSVIHKINGTVCHPKDIYATDQEGNFKCPALGCVRIFKRIGFLNKHAMTVHPTDLNVRQTVMKWSKGKCKFCQRQFEDSQHFIDHLNRHSYPNVYFCLHFNCNESFKLPFQLAQHTKSHRIFQAQCSFPECHELFEDLPLLYEHEAQHYLSKTPESSAQPSETILWDVHTDSNPNHQEKDSSSNEKQTISLPVSTSKSRKESTEPKTCIESMEKKTDSLVQNGNERSDDTVSNISLIDQKMPDIEPNSENNCSSSDLVNGHSEIEQTPLVSSDPALKIDTNRIRTENGSILPSVVPQEHNTLPVSQAPSKPNLTSEHTSYGLILTKPYVRPLPPSYLDERYLSMPKRRKFLTDRVDACSDQDNVYKKSVKRLRCGKCLTTYCNAEALEAHLAQKKCQTLFGFDSDDESKSSIFLVEISVKKENGINKTIIDL